Proteins co-encoded in one Hypanus sabinus isolate sHypSab1 chromosome 6, sHypSab1.hap1, whole genome shotgun sequence genomic window:
- the sec61g gene encoding protein transport protein Sec61 subunit gamma — MDQVMQFVEPSRQFVKDSIRLVKRCTKPDRKEFQKIAMATAIGFAIMGFIGFFVKLIHIPINNIIVGG; from the exons ATGGATCAAGTAATGCAATTTGTGGAGCCCAGTCGCCAGTTTGTGAAAGATTCAATCAGACTTGTGAAAAGGTGTACAAAGCCTGATAGGAAAG AATTTCAGAAGATTGCCATGGCAACAGCCATTGGATTTGCCATTATGGGATTCATTGGATTCTTTGTGAAGCTCATACACATCCCAATTAATAACATCATTGT TGGTGGTTAG